A part of Setaria viridis chromosome 8, Setaria_viridis_v4.0, whole genome shotgun sequence genomic DNA contains:
- the LOC117833317 gene encoding aminopeptidase P1 yields the protein MAAARDQLLDAIRALMAAHSPPLHALVVPSEDAHQSEYVSEQDKRREFISGFTGSAGLALITMKEALLWTDGRYFLQATQQLSNRWRLMRMGEDPPVESWIADNLADEAVIGINSWCISVDSAHRYEHAFSKKHQTLFQLSSDLVDEVWKDRPPVEPRPVIVHPVEFAGRSVSEKIKELREKLVHEKASAIIITALDEVAWLYNIRGSDVDYSPVVHSYAIVTLHSAFFYVDKRKVTVEVQKYMSENGIDIREYETVQSDASLLSSGKLKSSVHGEKDINEVESLKIWIDSGSCCLALYSKLSPDQVLTLQSPIALPKAVKNPTELDGLRKAHIRDGAAVVQYLAWLDNQMQENYGASGYFSEIKGSHQKENLGTKLTEVSVSDKLEGFRATKEHFRGLSFPTISSVGPNAAVIHYKPEASTCSEMDAGKIYLCDSGAQYLDGTTDITRTVHFGKPSLHEKSCYTAVLKGHIALDIAVFPNGTTGHALDILSRAPLWREGLDYRHGTGHGIGSYLNVHEGPHLISFRPSARNVPLQASMTVTDEPGYYEDGSFGIRLENVLICKEANAKFNFGDKGYLAFEHITWAPYQAKLIDTKLLTPVEIEWVNTYHSDCRNILEPYLNEQDKEWLRKATEPIAVSS from the exons AGGACGCCCACCAG AGCGAGTACGTGTCGGAGCAGGACAAGCGGCGGGAGTTCATCTCCGGGTTCACAGGGAGTGCTG GTTTGGCTCTTATCACCATGAAAGAGGCTTTGTTGTGGACGGACGGACGCTACTTCTTGCAAGCGACGCAGCAACTGAGCAATCGTTGGAGACTTATGCGCATGGGAGAAGACCCACCTGTTGAATCTTGGATAGCTGAT AATCTGGCAGATGAAGCTGTCATTGGAATCAATTCATGGTGTATTTCAGTTGACTCTGCTCATAGATATGAGCATGCATTTTCAAAGAAGCACCAGACTTTGTTTCAGCTTTCTTCTGACTTGGTGGATGAAGTATGGAAGGACCGCCCGCCAGTTGAACCTAGGCCTGTAATTGTACACCCTGTAGAATTTGCAGGGCGTAGTGTATCTGAAAAGATCAAGGAGCTAAGAGAAAAGCTAGTACATGAAAAGGCTAGTGCCATTATAATAACTGCTCTTGACGAG GTTGCTTGGTTGTACAACATTCGAGGAAGTGATGTGGATTATAGCCCAGTGGTTCATTCTTATGCTATTGTAACCTTGCACAGTGCTTTCTTTTATGTGGATAAGAGAAAAGTAACAGTCGAG GTTCAGAAATACATGTCTGAAAATGGTATTGATATAAGAGAGTATGAAACGGTTCAATCAGATGCCAGTCTGCTCTCATCAGGCAAGCTAAAAAGTTCTGTGCATGGGGAAAAGGATATCAATGAGGTGGAAAGCTTAAAAATTTGGATTGATTCTGGCTCATGTTGCCTTGCACTCTACTCAAAGTTGAGTCCGGATCAAGTTTTGACGCTGCAATCTCCAATCGCCCTTCCAAAGGCTGTTAAG AATCCCACAGAACTGGATGGATTGAGGAAGGCACATATTCGAGATGGTGCAGCTGTTGTGCAGTACCTTGCTTGGCTGGATAATCAG ATGCAGGAGAACTATGGAGCTTCTGGATACTTCAGTGAAATAAAAGGATcacatcaaaaggaaaatct AGGAACCAAACTTACTGAGGTTTCTGTCAGTGATAAACTTGAAGGCTTCCGTGCAACAAAAGAG CACTTTAGAGGTTTGAGTTTTCCTACAATTTCATCTGTGGGACCAAATGCAGCAGTTATTCACTATAAACCTGAAGCGAGTACGTGTTCAGAAATGGATGCTGGTAAAATTTATCTTTGCGACTCTGGTGCACAG TACCTGGATGGTACAACGGACATTACAAGAACTGTACATTTTGGTAAACCCTCATTGCATGAGAAGTCATGCTACACAGCA GTCTTGAAAGGTCACATCGCACTAGACATTGCTGTATTTCCTAATGGGACGACAG GGCATGCTCTTGATATCCTTTCGCGAGCCCCACTGTGGAGAGAGGGTCTTGACTATCGGCACGGCACAGGCCATGGGATTGGATCTTATTTGAATGTTCATGAAG GTCCTCATCTAATTAGCTTCAGACCTTCTGCTCGAAATGTACCATTGCAAGCATCAATGACTGTAACAGATG AGCCTGGTTATTATGAAGATGGGAGCTTTGGTATAAGATTGGAGAATGTTCTTATTTGCAAAGAGGCCAATGCTAAATTTAATTTTGGAGATAAGGGTTATTTGGCATTTGAACATATAACATGG GCTCCATACCAGGCCAAACTCATAGACACCAAGCTGCTGACCCCTGTCGAGATCGAATGGGTAAACACATACCACTCTGACTGCCGGAACATCTTGGAACCCTATCTGAACGAGCAGGATAAGGAATGGCTGCGAAAGGCCACTGAGCCGATCGCCGTGAGCAGCTAA
- the LOC117867010 gene encoding UPF0481 protein At3g47200 → MFLGLWVKHILYLGVFLASSTKASVAHSLSIYSDRVCCHLRERVQLHALSRKPQYIVRRSSSMMAWNFVTGGRSGSSSWMVQMERMLMNANPETEMARWNKPSIYRVPEWLKNMTNRDAYRPQLVSLGPFHHGEPDLLPMEEHKRRAVAHVAMRSRRPLREFVAAVEEVADKLMDAYDNLDEKWRGARRGQFVEMMVVDGCFLLEMVKGVSRGEAPRDYAPNDPVFSKHGMIYLWGGIQADMLAIENQLPLLALYTIEQIWHDTTPLSEKDVNKLVLDFTWQPVNKDKREGVVQDILSLHALDIYHKNLCGLISPAPEGSGRHIYEESMRCAVELKEKGVHFKKCDSTHAIDFKNGVLSLPEVSVGDGNEKIFLNLMAFEQLHSGMRSDATAYLIFMDNIIDSERDVALLRSKGIIKHSLSSDRETANLFNILSKGGAVMSPHSRLHDVRRKVNDHCRKPWNKWMAIFRHTYASNPWVLISLVAAIILLLSTILQTIYSVVQFYTKS, encoded by the exons ATGTTTCTTGGCCTCTGGGTCAAGCATATACTATATCTTGGAGTGTTCTTGGCCTCTAGTACAAAAGCTAGCGTTGCCCATTCTCTCTCTATATATTCTGATCGAGTTTGTTGCCACCTACGTGAACGAGTGCAACTGCATGCATTATCTAGGAAACCACAATATATCGTGAGGAGATCATCGAGTATGATGGCGTGGAACTTTGTGACTGGTGGTCGTTCCGGCTCAAGCAGCTGGATGGTGCAGATGGAGAGGATGCTCATGAACGCCAACCCGGAGACGGAGATGGCGCGCTGGAACAAGCCCTCCATCTACCGCGTCCCGGAATGGCTCAAGAACATGACCAACCGCGACGCCTACCGGCCGCAGCTGGTGTCGCTCGGCCCCTTCCACCACGGCGAGCCCGACCTGCTCcccatggaggagcacaagcGCCGGGCGGTGGCTCACGTGGCCATGCGGTCGCGGAGGCCCCTCCGGGAGTTCGTGGCCGCCGTCGAGGAGGTGGCCGACAAGCTCATGGACGCGTACGACAACCTGGATGAGAAATGGCGTGGGGCGAGGAGAGGCCAGTTCGTGGAGATGATGGTCGTGGACGGGTGCTTCCTGCTGGAGATGGTGAAGGGGGTCTCGCGTGGAGAGGCGCCCCGCGATTACGCGCCCAATGACCCGGTGTTTAGCAAGCATGGCATGATTTATCTGTGGGGAGGTATACAGGCCGACATGCTCGCGATTGAGAACCAGCTGCCTCTGCTTGCGTTGTATACGATTGAGCAAATTTGGCATGACACCACACCTCTG AGCGAGAAAGATGTCAACAAGTTGGTGCTTGATTTCACGTGGCAACCTGTCAACAAAGACAAGCGTGAAGGCGTCGTCCAAGACATCCTGTCCCTCCACGCCCTGGACATTTACCACAAGAACTTGTGCGGTCTGATCTCTCCAGCCCCCGAAGGGTCAGGCAGGCACATATACGAGGAGAGCATGCGCTGCGCCGTGGAGCTGAAGGAGAAAGGAGTCCATTTCAAGAAGTGCGACAGCACCCACGCCATCGACTTCAAGAACGGCGTGCTCAGCCTGCCGGAGGTCTCGGTCGGCGACGGCAACGAGAAGATCTTCCTGAACCTGATGGCGTTCGAGCAGCTGCACAGTGGCATGAGGAGCGACGCGACGGCGTATCTGATCTTCATGGACAACATTATCGACTCGGAGAGGGACGTGGCGCTGCTGAGATCGAAGGGGATCATCAAGCACTCGCTGAGCAGCGACAGGGAGACGGCGAACCTGTTCAACATCCTGAGCAAGGGAGGAGCGGTCATGAGCCCGCACAGCAGGTTGCACGACGTGCGGCGGAAGGTGAACGATCACTGCAGGAAGCCCTGGAACAAGTGGATGGCCATCTTCCGGCACACCTACGCGAGCAACCCGTGGGTGCTCATCTCCCTCGTGGCGGCCATTATCCTGCTCCTCTCCACCATCCTGCAGACCATCTACTCGGTCGTGCAGTTCTACACCAAGAGCTAG
- the LOC117834444 gene encoding acetylserotonin O-methyltransferase 3 codes for MALVHDHEEVSSHEEDMVGAFALLYHHVFSYIKPMALKCAVELGIPDAIHGRGGAATLADIAADTGVHEARLPDLRCLMKLLTTSGLFGATAAAVADGGGEAAAAYTLTAASSLVVGPRGLSNIVRFGDGPVSLSPFFDMPAWLRTAPAPEAPKSLFELTHGRSRWDPANADDETMNGAAFAESRLLIEAVLGGHGDVFRRLTSLVDVGGGHGSFAKAIAAAFPNIRCAVMDLPHVIADTPDAGGDVQFVAGDMFESIPPADAVLLKYVLHCWDDNNCVKILKHCKDAIPARDAGGKVIITEMVLGSGPRDTNVAETEEMHSLFLTCISGIGREEHEWKKVFTDAGFSDYKITPVMGPISVIEVYP; via the exons ATGGCTCTCGTCCATGACCACGAAGAAGTGAGCTCTCACGAGGAGGACATGGTCGGAGCTTTCGCCCTCCTCTACCACCACGTGTTCAGCTACATCAAGCCGATGGCGCTCAAGTGCGCCGTGGAGCTCGGCATCCCCGACGCCatccacggccgcggcggcgccgccaccctcgCGGACATCGCCGCCGACACGGGGGTGCACGAGGCCAGGCTCCCCGACCTGCGGTGCCTGATGAAGCTGCTGACCACGTCGGGGCTgttcggcgccaccgccgccgccgttgcggacggcggtggcgaggcggcggccgcgtacACGCTCACCGCGGCGTCCAGCCTTGTCGTCGGCCCGCGCGGCCTGTCCAACATCGTGCGCTTCGGGGACGGCCCCGTTTCCCTCTCCCCGTTCTTCGACATGCCGGCGTGGCTCCggaccgcgccggcgccggaggcgcCCAAGTCGCTCTTCGAGCTTACGCACGGCCGCTCCCGGTGGGACCCGGCGAACGCCGACGACGAGACCATGAACGGCGCGGCCTTCGCCGAGAGCCGGCTCCTGATCGAGGCCGTCCTGGGCGGCCACGGCGACGTCTTCCGCAGGCTGACCTCGCTggtcgacgtcggcggcggccacggctcGTTCGCCAAGGCCATCGCCGCGGCTTTCCCGAACATCAGGTGCGCCGTGATGGATCTCCCTCACGTCATCGCCGACACCCCTGACGCTGGTGGCGACGTGCAGTTCGTCGCCGGCGACATGTTCGAGTCCATTCCCCCAGCGGATGCTGTTTTGCTCAAG TATGTTTTGCATTGTTGGGACGACAACAATTGCGTCAAGATTCTTAAGCATTGCAAGGACGCCATTCCGGCAAGAGATGCTGGAGGAAAGGTGATAATCACGGAGATGGTGCTGGGGTCCGGACCTCGTGACACAAATGTTGCCGAGACAGAAGAGATGCACAGCTTGTTCCTCACCTGCATCAGCGGCATCGGACGAGAGGAGCACGAGTGGAAGAAGGTCTTCACCGATGCTGGATTCAGCGACTACAAAATCACTCCAGTGATGGGCCCTATTTCGGTTATCGAGGTTTACCCTTGA
- the LOC117866744 gene encoding UPF0481 protein At3g47200 — MPAPVRAEKKLMMMKKTTVRVDNNELCSSWVVDMEKLLPGTGPSEEAARWGKPSIYRVPEHLKSFTNKSAYMPCLVSLGPFHHGKPELLPMEEHKRRAVLHLVKRSAGKSLRDFVDAVEEMADQLLEAYHGLDEKWRGASRGRFVEMMVMDGCFLLELMKNGREGDYAPNDPVFSAHGNHVLWPGFRSDMIVMENQLPLIVLQRLLAVQCGTTPSAAEINEMVVRYLDYFSCDEGPANDEYFGKLGLHPLEILHRTLCGPRAHHEDRPDSDSSEDSIPVDRSEASFYFKKVNTDRPDSADSSEDSMLSAVEPSEARIHNHSQKKNTDRPKHSSEDSMPSAVELSEARIHFKKCTHVIDDIDFKNGVLSMPVIQAYGDTEKLYLNLLAFEQVHPDIGYQVLSYVAFVVNLIKSERDVALLRSKELIKNFWGSDKELAEMLNTVGKASLMHQTSKLIKVQENVNDHCAKRWNKWRANFVHSYMSNPWVFISLVAAVILLMATLLQTVYTVLPFYKS; from the exons ATGCCGGCGCCTGTGCGAGCAGAGAAGaagctgatgatgatgaagaagactACGGTAAGAGTGGATAATAACGAGCTCTGTAGCAGCTGGGTGGTGGATATGGAGAAACTGCTACCAGGCACCGGCCCGTCAGAGGAGGCGGCACGATGGGGCAAGCCGTCCATCTACCGGGTGCCGGAGCATCTCAAGAGCTTTACCAACAAAAGTGCCTACATGCCGTGCCTGGTTTCCCTGGGCCCCTTCCACCACGGTAAGCCTGAGCTGCTTCCCATGGAGGAGCACAAACGCCGGGCGGTGCTGCACCTGGTCAAGCGCTCCGCCGGCAAGTCACTCCGCGACTTCGTCGATGCGGTCGAGGAGATGGCGGATCAGCTGCTGGAAGCCTACCATGGCCTTGATGAGAAATGGCGTGGGGCGAGCAGAGGTCGCTTTGTCGAGATGATGGTCATGGATGGGTGCTTCTTGCTGGAGCTCATGAAGAATGGAAGAGAGGGGGACTATGCGCCCAATGATCCCGTCTTCAGCGCCCACGGTAACCATGTTTTGTGGCCGGGCTTCCGGTCTGACATGATCGTGATGGAAAACCAGTTGCCTCTGATCGTTCTACAAAGGCTTTTAGCCGTGCAGTGTGGTACTACTCCG AGTGCTGCGGAGATCAACGAAATGGTAGTGCGTTATCTGGACTATTTCTCGTGCGATGAAGGTCCTGCCAATGATGAATATTTTGGCAAGCTAGGCCTCCATCCGTTGGAAATTTTACATAGAACCCTATGTGGCCCCCGTGCACACCACGAAGACCGTCCGGATTCAGACTCGTCTGAAGATTCCATACCCGTGGATCGCAGCGAGGCAAGCTTCTATTTCAAGAAGGTTAACACTGACCGTCCGGATTCAGCAGACTCGTCCGAGGATTCCATGCTATCTGCCGTGGAGCCCAGCGAGGCAAGGATCCATAATCATTCCCAGAAGAAGAACACTGACCGTCCGAAACACTCGTCCGAGGATTCCATGCCATCTGCCGTGGAGCTCAGCGAGGCAAGGATCCATTTCAAGAAATGCACTCACGTCATCGATGACATTGACTTCAAAAATGGCGTGCTGAGCATGCCAGTAATCCAGGCCTACGGGGACACGGAGAAACTCTATCTGAATCTGCTCGCCTTCGAGCAGGTTCACCCAGACATAGGGTACCAAGTGCTGTCCTACGTAGCCTTCGTGGTCAACCTGATTAAATCGGAAAGAGATGTCGCGCTGCTCAGGTCCAAAGAGCTCATCAAGAACTTTTGGGGCAGCGACAAGGAGTTGGCAGAGATGTTAAACACCGTGGGCAAGGCATCACTGATGCACCAGACCAGCAAGCTGATCAAAGTGCAAGAGAATGTGAACGACCACTGCGCGAAACGCTGGAACAAGTGGCGAGCCAACTTCGTGCATAGCTACATGAGCAACCCATGGGTGTTCATCTCGCTCGTTGCCGCCGTCATCCTACTCATGGCCACCTTGCTGCAAACTGTCTACACTGTCCTGCCCTTTTACAAGAGTTAG